One window of the Granulicella arctica genome contains the following:
- a CDS encoding F0F1 ATP synthase subunit gamma, whose product MANVLDLRRRIRSVKNTRQITKAMKMVSAAKLRRAQERAMQARPYAQMLLNVLESLVRRTDIYNEETGEILHPLLLEREEKSVLVIVIAGDKGFAGGFNSNIGKAAQKFINTRTGEGENVDLEPVGKKAIALYRKKIPAASYEKTEQHYDNDLSTHYDTIRHRAAQVEVVAEHTDLLLKTDFEAVGKMARSIIERYERAEIDSVYIVYNEFKSVISQRVVVEKLLPIRKLGSQEIASAEEMTEEQRDAAARAAQSEGISVHEPDKVEMEEEAKKFGTADVDYIFDQSPEELFAHLMPRYVTTQIFHALLESVASEHAARMTATDAATKNAGDLIDSLSLTMNRVRQAAITKEIIEIVSGAAAL is encoded by the coding sequence ATGGCAAACGTTCTCGATCTACGGCGCCGCATTCGCAGTGTGAAGAACACGCGGCAGATTACGAAGGCGATGAAGATGGTCTCGGCGGCTAAATTGCGCCGGGCTCAAGAACGTGCCATGCAGGCTCGGCCTTACGCGCAGATGCTGTTGAATGTGCTGGAGTCTCTGGTGCGCCGCACCGATATCTACAATGAAGAGACGGGGGAGATCCTTCATCCCTTGCTGCTCGAGCGTGAAGAGAAGAGCGTTCTCGTCATCGTGATTGCTGGCGATAAAGGATTCGCCGGTGGTTTCAATTCGAACATCGGTAAGGCCGCGCAGAAGTTTATCAATACTCGCACCGGCGAGGGCGAGAACGTGGATCTGGAGCCGGTTGGTAAGAAGGCGATTGCGCTTTACAGGAAGAAGATTCCTGCGGCTAGCTACGAGAAGACTGAGCAGCACTACGATAACGATCTCTCGACTCACTACGATACGATTCGCCATCGTGCCGCCCAGGTTGAAGTGGTTGCAGAACACACTGATCTGCTGCTGAAGACAGACTTCGAGGCCGTCGGCAAGATGGCGCGATCGATCATTGAGCGCTACGAGCGCGCCGAGATCGATTCCGTCTACATCGTCTACAACGAGTTCAAGTCAGTTATTTCGCAGCGCGTTGTCGTGGAAAAACTTCTGCCGATTCGTAAGCTTGGATCACAGGAGATCGCCTCAGCAGAAGAGATGACTGAAGAGCAGCGCGATGCCGCAGCCCGGGCCGCGCAGTCTGAAGGCATCAGTGTGCATGAACCGGACAAGGTAGAGATGGAAGAGGAAGCAAAGAAGTTCGGTACGGCTGACGTTGATTACATCTTTGACCAGTCGCCCGAGGAGCTTTTCGCCCACCTTATGCCGCGGTATGTGACCACACAAATCTTTCATGCTCTGCTCGAGAGTGTGGCGTCAGAGCATGCAGCGCGCATGACGGCAACAGATGCAGCGACCAAGAACGCCGGGGACCTGATTGACTCCCTCAGCCTGACGATGAATCGTGTACGCCAGGCGGCGATTACCAAGGAGATCATCGAAATTGTAAGTGGTGCAGCCGCTCTCTAA
- the atpD gene encoding F0F1 ATP synthase subunit beta, whose amino-acid sequence MADENIGKVISVSGPAVDVQFEEAKMPPIFQALRIVSEGFVVPQPLDIVVEVQQHLGEGRVRCIAMVATEGMVRGMKAIDTGSGITVPVGRETLGRVLNVLGQPVDELGPVNAKVHMPIHRQAPAFDEQSTSEEMFETGIKVIDLVLPFLKGGKIGLFGGAGVGKTVVIQELINNVASQHGGFSVFAGVGERTREGNDLWHEFQESGVIDVNDFNKSKAALIYGQMTEPPGARLRVALTALTVAEYFRDEEGADTLLFIDNIFRFTQAGSEVSTLLGRMPSAVGYQPNLATEMGELQERITSTKKGSITSVQAVYVPADDFTDPAPATTFAHLDATMLLSRPLSELGIYPAVDPLTSTSRILSARIVGQEHYDVAQGVKKILQRYKDLQDIIAILGIDELSDEDKTTVARARKVQRFLSQPFHVAEIFTGIPGAYVKVEDTIRSFKEIIDGKHDAIPEQAFYLKGGIEDVLAAAEKMKQTA is encoded by the coding sequence ATGGCAGACGAGAATATTGGAAAAGTAATTTCGGTCAGCGGCCCGGCCGTCGACGTTCAATTTGAGGAAGCAAAGATGCCGCCGATCTTCCAGGCGCTTCGCATTGTCAGCGAGGGTTTCGTCGTGCCTCAGCCGCTTGACATCGTCGTTGAGGTGCAGCAGCATCTCGGCGAGGGTCGTGTGCGTTGCATCGCCATGGTGGCGACCGAGGGCATGGTCCGCGGCATGAAGGCGATCGACACTGGCAGCGGCATCACGGTGCCGGTCGGCCGGGAGACGCTGGGCCGGGTACTCAATGTTCTTGGCCAGCCAGTCGACGAACTCGGCCCAGTCAATGCCAAGGTGCATATGCCCATTCACCGGCAGGCGCCAGCGTTTGACGAGCAATCGACTTCTGAAGAGATGTTCGAGACCGGCATTAAGGTCATCGACCTTGTCCTGCCCTTTCTTAAGGGCGGCAAGATCGGCCTTTTCGGCGGAGCGGGAGTCGGGAAAACTGTCGTTATCCAAGAGTTGATCAACAACGTGGCTAGTCAACACGGCGGTTTTTCGGTGTTTGCGGGTGTTGGTGAGCGCACACGAGAAGGCAACGACCTCTGGCATGAATTTCAGGAGTCGGGCGTTATCGATGTCAATGACTTCAATAAGAGCAAAGCCGCACTGATTTATGGCCAGATGACCGAGCCCCCAGGGGCGCGTCTGCGGGTCGCTCTCACCGCTCTGACTGTTGCCGAGTATTTCCGGGACGAAGAGGGTGCGGACACGCTGTTGTTCATCGACAACATTTTCCGCTTCACGCAAGCGGGTTCAGAGGTTTCGACGCTGCTTGGCCGTATGCCGTCAGCCGTCGGATATCAGCCGAACCTTGCTACGGAGATGGGCGAACTGCAGGAGCGTATTACTTCTACCAAGAAGGGTTCCATCACGTCGGTTCAGGCTGTCTACGTTCCTGCGGATGACTTTACTGATCCCGCGCCAGCTACAACCTTTGCTCATCTCGATGCGACGATGTTGCTGTCGCGGCCCTTGTCAGAGCTCGGAATTTATCCGGCTGTGGATCCTTTGACCTCTACATCGCGCATCCTGTCGGCTCGCATTGTCGGCCAGGAGCATTACGATGTGGCTCAGGGTGTCAAGAAGATCCTTCAGCGCTACAAGGATCTTCAGGACATTATCGCGATTCTCGGCATTGATGAGCTTTCCGACGAGGATAAGACCACCGTCGCCCGTGCTCGCAAGGTTCAGCGCTTCTTGTCGCAGCCCTTCCATGTTGCTGAAATCTTTACGGGTATTCCTGGTGCCTACGTCAAGGTTGAGGATACGATTCGCAGCTTCAAGGAGATCATCGATGGCAAACACGATGCTATTCCTGAGCAGGCTTTCTACCTCAAGGGCGGGATTGAAGATGTACTCGCTGCAGCTGAGAAGATGAAGCAGACGGCATAA
- the atpC gene encoding ATP synthase F1 subunit epsilon codes for MAENTNSSGTLAVRLVTPDRVLIDTTADAVELPSMSGYMEALYGHAPLLAELSAGEVRLHGGASGEQKFFVAWGFVEVLPERVTILAETALRPEEIDRNEAEQEVQQADKLWSEAGDDGHKYDDANAMRREGEEKLASAQGKSI; via the coding sequence ATGGCAGAAAATACAAACAGCTCGGGTACGCTGGCAGTTCGGTTGGTAACGCCTGACCGCGTCCTCATCGATACCACGGCGGACGCGGTAGAGTTGCCCTCAATGTCGGGTTACATGGAGGCGCTTTACGGACATGCGCCTTTGCTGGCGGAGTTGAGTGCAGGTGAGGTTAGGCTGCATGGGGGAGCTTCTGGTGAGCAGAAGTTTTTCGTCGCCTGGGGATTTGTCGAAGTGCTTCCCGAACGGGTTACCATCCTCGCTGAGACAGCGCTCAGGCCTGAAGAGATCGATCGCAATGAAGCTGAGCAGGAAGTCCAGCAAGCTGACAAGCTCTGGAGTGAAGCCGGCGATGACGGCCACAAGTACGATGATGCAAATGCGATGCGTCGAGAGGGTGAAGAGAAACTAGCTTCGGCTCAAGGCAAGAGCATTTAG